In the Bacteroidota bacterium genome, one interval contains:
- a CDS encoding four helix bundle protein, producing the protein MSKTKDNIVATKSYAFALRIIKLYKYLVSEQKEYVLSKQILRSGTSVGALISVS; encoded by the coding sequence ATGAGTAAAACAAAAGATAATATTGTTGCTACTAAATCGTATGCTTTTGCATTGCGGATTATAAAATTATACAAATATCTTGTTTCGGAGCAAAAGGAGTATGTATTGTCAAAGCAAATTCTTAGGAGCGGTACAAGTGTTGGAGCATTAATTAGTGTCTCT